From the genome of Amycolatopsis sp. NBC_01488, one region includes:
- a CDS encoding alpha/beta fold hydrolase, with the protein MDTLNMRTGGQGEPAVLLLHGLGATGAVWAHFAPLLARRVLVPDLPGHGPSSPLPHYSFQTLTRAVARALPGKGPYVVAGHSLGGVLALELASGEYDVEVAGVLALGMKVEWTQDDLGRAATMAARPARVFATRVDAEQAYLKVSGLLGIAPADPAGLRETEGGWRLAMDPAAFGVGAPDLPALLAAARCPVVLAAGENDPMSRPEQLRALDPDAVTLAGLGHNAHVEDPAAVRALLRRFGV; encoded by the coding sequence ATGGACACCCTGAACATGCGCACCGGCGGCCAGGGCGAGCCTGCCGTCCTGCTGCTGCACGGCCTCGGCGCGACCGGCGCCGTCTGGGCCCACTTCGCCCCTCTGCTCGCCCGGCGGGTCCTGGTGCCCGACCTGCCCGGCCACGGCCCGTCCTCGCCGCTGCCGCACTACAGCTTCCAGACGCTCACCCGGGCCGTCGCCCGGGCGCTGCCCGGGAAGGGCCCGTACGTCGTCGCCGGCCATTCGCTCGGCGGGGTGCTCGCGCTCGAGCTGGCGTCCGGCGAGTACGACGTCGAGGTCGCGGGCGTGCTCGCGCTCGGGATGAAGGTCGAGTGGACCCAGGACGACCTGGGCCGCGCGGCGACGATGGCCGCCCGCCCGGCCCGCGTCTTCGCGACGAGGGTGGACGCCGAGCAGGCCTACCTGAAGGTGTCCGGGCTGCTCGGCATCGCGCCCGCGGACCCGGCCGGGCTTCGCGAGACCGAGGGAGGTTGGCGCCTCGCGATGGACCCGGCCGCGTTCGGCGTCGGCGCGCCGGACCTGCCGGCGCTGCTCGCCGCGGCGCGGTGCCCGGTCGTGCTGGCGGCGGGCGAGAACGACCCGATGAGCCGTCCGGAGCAGCTACGCGCGCTGGACCCGGACGCGGTCACCCTCGCCGGCCTCGGGCACAACGCCCACGTCGAGGATCCAGCCGCCGTACGCGCCCTGTTGCGGCGCTTCGGCGTCTGA
- a CDS encoding cytochrome P450, with protein MGITDPDTYVRGVPHDELARLRQESPVVRVDDFWAVLRHADVRRVLRDPGLFSSQLGGTQIRDPGTVADLAYVRRMMLNMDPPEHGRLRGLLTRAFTPRAVAKLTSQIEARARELVARVAGRGSCDFAAVAADLPLLTLAAVFGVPEQDRRLMYDWSNRVIGYQDADYAVSSTVDAASVSDLARAALAVRPSPGPDGSMPDPRTRAGMPDLYAYANALGEYKRGHPGDDVMSTLMRHVDGDGGRVSLAEFENLFWLFSVAGNETLRNGLPGGMLALLSHPEQYRRLLADRSLLPSAVEEMLRWWTPVMNFRRTAVSDTRLSDVDIRAGDKVVVWFSSANRDPAVFDDPATFDVGRTPNDHLTFGHGPHFCLGAQLARVQLRAMFTAVLDLLGEVSLDGEPVRLRSNFQNGLKSLPIRWAR; from the coding sequence GTGGGGATCACCGATCCGGACACCTACGTGCGAGGTGTCCCGCACGACGAGCTGGCGCGGCTCCGGCAGGAGTCGCCGGTGGTGCGCGTCGACGACTTCTGGGCCGTGCTGCGGCACGCCGACGTGCGGCGCGTCCTGCGCGATCCCGGGCTGTTCTCCTCGCAGCTCGGCGGGACGCAGATCCGCGACCCGGGCACCGTCGCGGACCTCGCGTACGTGCGCCGGATGATGCTCAACATGGACCCGCCGGAGCACGGCCGGCTGCGCGGGCTGCTCACCCGGGCGTTCACGCCGCGGGCCGTCGCGAAGCTGACGTCGCAGATCGAGGCGCGGGCGCGGGAGCTGGTCGCGCGGGTCGCCGGCCGGGGCTCGTGCGACTTCGCGGCCGTGGCCGCCGACCTGCCGCTGCTGACGCTGGCGGCGGTGTTCGGCGTGCCGGAGCAGGACCGGCGGCTGATGTACGACTGGAGCAACCGCGTGATCGGCTACCAGGACGCCGACTACGCGGTCAGCTCGACGGTCGACGCCGCGTCGGTGAGCGACCTCGCACGAGCCGCGCTGGCCGTCCGCCCGTCGCCCGGCCCCGACGGCTCGATGCCGGACCCGCGGACCCGCGCCGGGATGCCGGACCTCTACGCGTACGCGAACGCGCTCGGCGAGTACAAGCGCGGGCACCCGGGCGACGACGTCATGAGCACCCTGATGCGGCACGTCGACGGCGACGGCGGCCGCGTCTCGCTCGCCGAGTTCGAGAACCTCTTCTGGCTGTTTTCCGTAGCGGGCAACGAAACGCTGCGCAACGGCCTGCCCGGCGGGATGCTGGCGCTGCTCTCGCACCCCGAGCAGTACCGGCGGCTGCTGGCCGACCGGTCGCTGCTGCCGTCCGCGGTCGAAGAGATGCTCCGCTGGTGGACGCCGGTCATGAACTTCCGGCGCACCGCGGTTTCGGACACCCGGCTGTCCGATGTGGACATCCGGGCCGGCGACAAGGTCGTGGTCTGGTTCTCGTCGGCCAACCGCGATCCGGCCGTGTTCGACGACCCGGCCACCTTCGACGTCGGCCGGACCCCGAACGACCACCTGACCTTCGGCCACGGGCCGCACTTCTGCCTCGGCGCGCAGCTCGCCCGCGTCCAGCTGCGGGCGATGTTCACGGCGGTGCTCGACCTGCTGGGCGAGGTGTCGCTCGACGGCGAGCCGGTGCGGCTGCGGTCGAACTTCCAGAACGGCCTCAAGTCCCTGCCGATCCGGTGGGCGCGCTGA